One region of Nitrospira sp. genomic DNA includes:
- a CDS encoding helix-turn-helix transcriptional regulator — MAKNTDCPTEQTLDLISGRWKVMVIYWLLKGDRRFNQLQRELSGITHRTLIKQLRELEADGLVERDDFRENPPHVEYRLTPLGRSLEPILMAMHEWAMSHPRMKRHSLQT; from the coding sequence ATGGCCAAGAATACCGACTGTCCGACGGAGCAGACGCTCGACCTCATTTCCGGTCGGTGGAAAGTGATGGTCATTTACTGGTTGTTGAAAGGTGACCGCCGTTTTAATCAGTTGCAGCGAGAGCTGTCCGGCATCACGCATCGCACGCTTATCAAACAGTTGCGGGAACTCGAAGCTGACGGCCTTGTAGAGCGAGATGATTTCAGGGAGAATCCTCCGCACGTGGAATATCGCCTGACGCCCCTCGGACGTTCGCTTGAACCGATCTTGATGGCGATGCATGAATGGGCCATGTCTCACCCGCGAATGAAGCGGCACTCCCTGCAGACGTGA